Proteins found in one Flavobacteriales bacterium genomic segment:
- a CDS encoding DUF1987 domain-containing protein, whose amino-acid sequence MNTIPLSNETRFNIEGVYLAFNSLDVLADKLLDVYYSAQMSAPGVLLIVEFELPILDTRGKRMLMRFLKALNTINSRSNTGIIMIEWRYQFEDEDMEEFGELIEESTSLEIHMIQTEAYAVLRKL is encoded by the coding sequence ATGAATACGATTCCACTGAGCAATGAAACCCGATTCAATATTGAAGGTGTGTATTTGGCATTTAACAGTTTAGATGTTCTGGCAGATAAGCTTCTTGATGTATACTATTCGGCCCAAATGAGCGCACCTGGCGTCCTTTTGATTGTGGAATTTGAGTTGCCGATCCTCGATACCAGAGGCAAGCGGATGCTGATGCGATTTTTGAAAGCACTGAATACCATCAATTCCAGATCCAATACAGGAATTATTATGATTGAATGGAGGTATCAATTTGAGGACGAGGATATGGAAGAATTCGGTGAGCTGATCGAAGAATCAACATCGCTGGAAATACACATGATTCAGACAGAGGCATATGCTGTGCTAAGAAAGTTGTAA